In the Flavisolibacter tropicus genome, one interval contains:
- a CDS encoding MFS transporter — protein MSENHKSLWPAILVSALGYFVDLYDLLLFSVVRSNSLMELGVNQENILQVGLSLLNWMLIGMMAGGIVWGILGDKKGRLSVLFGSIIIYSVANFLNGYITTVEQYRLLRFISGFGLAGELGAGVTLISEIMKPQKRGYGIMLVTAVGMFGAATAAYVGQHYDWRFAFRLGGIMGLVLLFLRISVKESPVFKRALATEVSRGNFLKLMTHKRLAFTFIKLIILGLPIFFVIGILITATPEFAKALGMSPMPATGTAVMVTYIAISLGDILCTVVSQVLRSRKKALLLFLFITLIGILIYLYFPVTTPLGYYVKCAILGIGIGYLSLLVTFVAEHFGTNYRATATISAPNFIRGLLPIVVAPAFLLLRPTFGLITGAALVGIACIIIAILTLFFLKESFGRSLEWIEPF, from the coding sequence ATGTCAGAAAACCACAAGTCATTATGGCCTGCCATCCTTGTTTCCGCATTGGGATACTTTGTGGATCTATACGACTTGCTATTATTTAGCGTGGTCCGCTCCAATAGTTTAATGGAGCTAGGTGTAAATCAAGAGAATATTTTACAAGTGGGATTAAGCCTGCTGAACTGGATGCTGATCGGCATGATGGCAGGCGGCATTGTCTGGGGCATTCTGGGCGATAAGAAAGGAAGACTCTCAGTCTTATTCGGCTCCATCATTATTTACTCTGTTGCTAATTTTTTAAACGGGTATATTACTACTGTTGAGCAGTATCGCCTTTTACGATTTATATCAGGCTTTGGGCTTGCCGGCGAGTTGGGTGCAGGTGTTACGCTGATCAGCGAAATAATGAAACCTCAAAAAAGAGGGTATGGTATTATGCTGGTAACCGCAGTAGGTATGTTTGGCGCCGCCACCGCAGCCTATGTGGGGCAGCATTACGATTGGCGGTTTGCCTTCCGGCTAGGTGGTATCATGGGCCTGGTATTATTGTTCCTGAGAATAAGTGTAAAGGAAAGCCCCGTATTTAAAAGGGCTTTAGCAACAGAGGTAAGCAGGGGGAACTTTCTAAAGTTGATGACGCATAAACGTCTGGCCTTTACATTTATAAAATTGATCATTCTGGGGCTGCCTATTTTCTTTGTAATAGGCATACTGATCACAGCCACACCTGAGTTTGCTAAAGCATTGGGTATGTCGCCAATGCCCGCTACAGGTACAGCTGTGATGGTTACCTATATCGCTATTTCACTGGGCGATATTCTTTGTACGGTAGTGAGCCAGGTGTTGCGTAGTCGTAAAAAAGCACTTTTGTTATTCCTGTTCATTACACTTATCGGTATCCTTATTTACTTATACTTTCCTGTTACTACTCCATTGGGGTATTATGTAAAATGTGCTATCCTGGGTATTGGCATAGGTTACCTATCCCTGCTGGTTACTTTTGTAGCAGAGCATTTTGGAACCAATTACAGGGCTACGGCCACCATTTCGGCTCCCAACTTTATTCGTGGACTTTTACCCATTGTTGTGGCGCCGGCATTCCTGCTGCTTAGGCCAACCTTTGGTTTAATAACCGGTGCTGCCCTGGTGGGTATTGCCTGCATCATTATCGCTATCCTAACGCTCTTTTTTTTAAAAGAAAGCTTTGGCAGATCGCTTGAATGGATAGAACCATTTTAA
- a CDS encoding ABC-F family ATP-binding cassette domain-containing protein, translating into MLILQNLSYIHPNKELLFEDINLTVNNRDKVALIGNNGSGKSTLLKIIAGELQAAEGQLQVGTQPYFVPQIFGQYNELSIAQALGIEEKRCALKEILEGQVTEDNLNVLDDDWTIEERCNEALAYWQLQDLDLTQRLGSLSGGQKTKVFLAGISIHQSKLVLLDEPSNHLDTAGRELLYAFVRHTPSTLLIVSHDRKLLNLLDTVCELSKKGITVYGGNYDFYAEQKQIENEALSQDVKSKEKALRKAKEKERETLERQQKLDARGKKKQEKAGVPTIMLNTLRNSAENSTSKIKSVHAEKIGGISQELQEIRSALPEIDKMKLGFDHSALHKGKILFTASGINYAYNHKLLWKENLDLQITSGQRMALKGLNGSGKTTLIKILLGQLEPPVGTVYRASNRSVYIDQDYSLINNQLKVYEQAEQFNTTALQEHEVKIRLTRFLFTKEDWDKPCSALSGGEKMRLMLCCLTIGHQAPDIIVLDEPTNNLDIQNIEILTAAINEYQGTLIIISHDESFLEQLQVEMVVKLYSKA; encoded by the coding sequence ATGCTTATTCTACAAAATCTTTCCTATATACATCCCAATAAGGAGTTGTTGTTTGAAGACATCAACCTCACTGTAAACAATCGCGATAAAGTAGCCCTAATTGGCAATAACGGTTCTGGTAAATCAACATTATTAAAAATCATAGCAGGCGAATTGCAGGCCGCTGAAGGACAATTGCAGGTTGGTACCCAGCCTTATTTTGTACCGCAAATTTTCGGACAGTACAATGAGCTAAGCATTGCCCAGGCCTTAGGCATTGAAGAAAAACGATGTGCTCTTAAAGAGATCCTTGAAGGCCAGGTAACTGAAGATAACCTGAACGTACTTGATGATGACTGGACTATTGAAGAACGATGCAATGAGGCATTGGCTTACTGGCAACTGCAGGATCTGGACCTGACACAAAGGCTTGGCTCTTTAAGTGGCGGGCAAAAAACAAAGGTGTTCCTGGCGGGCATTTCTATACATCAATCTAAGCTGGTATTATTAGATGAGCCTAGTAATCATTTGGACACAGCAGGCAGGGAACTGCTGTATGCGTTTGTGCGCCATACGCCCAGCACGTTGTTGATTGTAAGTCACGACAGGAAGTTATTAAACCTGTTAGATACAGTTTGTGAATTAAGTAAAAAGGGAATCACTGTTTATGGTGGTAACTATGATTTCTATGCAGAGCAGAAACAGATTGAAAATGAGGCACTGTCCCAAGATGTAAAAAGCAAAGAGAAAGCCTTACGCAAAGCCAAAGAGAAAGAAAGAGAAACCTTGGAAAGACAGCAAAAGCTGGATGCACGAGGCAAGAAGAAACAGGAAAAAGCGGGTGTGCCCACTATTATGTTGAATACGCTGCGTAATAGTGCTGAAAACAGTACTTCTAAAATCAAATCGGTACATGCCGAAAAGATCGGCGGTATTTCGCAGGAGCTGCAGGAAATACGTTCCGCGTTGCCGGAAATTGATAAAATGAAATTGGGTTTTGATCATTCCGCCTTGCACAAGGGTAAAATATTGTTTACGGCGTCGGGTATCAACTACGCTTACAATCATAAGCTGCTTTGGAAAGAGAACCTGGATCTTCAAATTACAAGTGGGCAGCGTATGGCGCTGAAAGGCTTGAATGGTTCAGGGAAGACCACCTTGATAAAGATCCTGCTTGGGCAATTAGAGCCGCCTGTTGGAACCGTTTACCGGGCCAGTAATCGTTCGGTATATATTGACCAGGATTATTCGCTCATTAACAACCAGCTAAAAGTGTACGAGCAGGCCGAACAATTTAACACTACTGCTTTACAGGAGCATGAAGTGAAAATAAGGCTTACCCGCTTTTTGTTTACAAAAGAAGACTGGGATAAACCCTGTAGTGCACTCAGTGGCGGAGAGAAAATGCGATTGATGCTTTGTTGCCTGACCATTGGTCATCAGGCGCCCGATATAATTGTACTGGATGAGCCCACAAACAACCTGGACATTCAAAACATTGAAATTCTTACAGCGGCTATTAATGAATACCAGGGAACGTTGATCATTATATCACACGATGAATCTTTTTTAGAACAGCTACAGGTAGAAATGGTCGTTAAACTATACAGTAAGGCGTAA
- a CDS encoding response regulator: MKEPLVILHVDDDEDDLFIIGEALKTAHDSLHIVSAGDGNEALRYLQGSDTTPHLIILDINMPGMDGRETLKHLKQHEQWKSIPTVVLSTSSDPLDQQFCKNYEVDLLTKPMEIIEVRKTAEQLLQYV, translated from the coding sequence ATGAAAGAGCCACTTGTAATCTTACACGTTGATGATGATGAAGACGACCTTTTTATTATTGGTGAGGCTTTGAAAACCGCACACGATTCTTTACATATTGTAAGCGCCGGTGACGGCAATGAGGCACTGCGCTATTTACAAGGAAGTGATACTACTCCCCACCTGATCATCCTAGACATCAACATGCCGGGAATGGATGGCCGGGAAACCCTGAAGCACCTAAAACAACACGAGCAATGGAAGTCTATTCCTACAGTCGTTTTATCTACATCTTCTGATCCGCTAGACCAACAGTTTTGCAAGAATTACGAAGTAGACCTGCTCACCAAGCCTATGGAAATTATTGAGGTGCGCAAAACTGCAGAACAACTGCTTCAATATGTATAA
- a CDS encoding CheR family methyltransferase: METRLLREEEITLLLQEVYDTYGYDFSNYARASLKRRITRLMVLDRFPSFAELLYKIKSDADYMKRFVEEITVNVTEMFRDPEVYKTLRQEILPLLATYPLIRIWHAGCATGEEVYSMAIVLKELNLLHKSLLYATDINPDVLEKAKRGIFPLNQMKQYTENYIQSGGKEAFSNYYAANYEYAKFDVSLTSRMIFATHNLVSDKSFNEFQLILCRNVLIYFDKDLQENVFQLFDNSLEGLGFVVLGAKETLRFSSIIKGYKQWNKEKIWRKIS, from the coding sequence GTGGAAACAAGGTTGCTGCGGGAAGAAGAAATAACATTGTTGTTGCAAGAGGTGTACGATACCTATGGTTACGATTTCAGCAATTATGCAAGGGCGTCGCTAAAAAGACGCATCACCCGGCTAATGGTGCTGGACCGGTTTCCCTCCTTTGCCGAGTTGCTGTATAAGATCAAGTCGGACGCCGACTATATGAAACGTTTTGTTGAGGAAATCACGGTGAATGTAACAGAGATGTTCCGGGATCCTGAAGTATATAAAACGTTGCGTCAAGAGATTCTACCCCTGCTGGCTACCTATCCGCTAATTCGTATCTGGCATGCCGGATGTGCAACCGGTGAAGAGGTATACTCTATGGCTATTGTATTAAAAGAATTGAACCTCTTACATAAGTCTTTATTGTATGCTACCGATATCAATCCCGATGTACTGGAAAAAGCAAAGCGCGGCATATTTCCGCTCAACCAGATGAAGCAATACACGGAGAACTATATTCAATCGGGCGGGAAAGAGGCCTTTTCCAACTACTATGCGGCCAATTATGAATACGCCAAGTTTGACGTATCACTAACATCAAGAATGATCTTTGCTACACATAACCTGGTATCAGATAAATCATTCAACGAATTCCAGTTGATCCTGTGCCGCAATGTGTTGATCTATTTTGACAAAGACCTACAAGAAAACGTTTTTCAATTATTTGACAATAGTCTGGAAGGATTAGGTTTCGTGGTGTTGGGCGCCAAAGAAACCCTTCGCTTTTCCTCCATTATTAAAGGGTATAAACAATGGAACAAAGAAAAAATCTGGAGGAAGATCAGCTAG
- a CDS encoding chemotaxis protein CheB: MEQRKNLEEDQLVAKQLLVIGGSAGSLDVLLRVLPRLKSKLQTAILIVLHRKSSAQTSLADLFCVKTKRKVKEADDKECIQPGMIYLAPADYHLLVEQDKTLAMDDSEKVNYSRPSIDVTFETAADVFTNKLTCLLLSGANNDGTEGLKRVKEMGGKVWVQDPRNAEVSQMPKNALATIEADAILEEDKMADFINLLD; encoded by the coding sequence ATGGAACAAAGAAAAAATCTGGAGGAAGATCAGCTAGTAGCTAAGCAGCTCCTGGTCATTGGCGGTTCGGCCGGAAGTCTGGATGTATTGCTTCGCGTGTTACCACGCCTGAAGTCAAAACTGCAAACAGCCATTCTTATTGTACTGCATCGAAAAAGTTCAGCGCAGACCTCCCTGGCCGATCTGTTTTGTGTTAAGACCAAACGTAAGGTGAAAGAAGCCGATGATAAAGAATGCATCCAGCCGGGCATGATTTATCTTGCTCCTGCCGATTATCATTTACTAGTAGAGCAAGACAAGACGCTGGCCATGGATGACTCTGAAAAAGTAAACTATAGTCGTCCAAGCATTGATGTTACATTTGAAACAGCGGCCGATGTATTTACCAATAAACTAACCTGCCTATTGCTTTCTGGTGCCAACAACGATGGAACAGAAGGATTAAAGCGCGTAAAGGAAATGGGTGGTAAAGTATGGGTACAGGACCCCAGGAACGCTGAAGTTTCGCAAATGCCTAAAAATGCATTAGCCACTATTGAAGCCGACGCTATTTTAGAGGAAGATAAAATGGCAGACTTTATCAATTTATTGGATTAA
- a CDS encoding MEDS domain-containing protein, which yields MTGSLRKSGIEVLGDIPWGTHFCQFYETPQDLLYTEAAFFKAGLQHNEYCLWILSETNKELTVEEAASTLRKLLPDLDDYLAADKLEIVSREEWFLKEGIYDLKAIAERFSEKLKQALLRGFDGMRVNGGGAWLLDHFEGELHKLEKKIDQFIVGQPLIILCNFPLPHILGNDMFDVMHNHQFGIARRYGKWEVFETPELLQAKASLKKMNEDLEQLNNKLEQRVAERTQQLDEAVQYLKIEITDHKKAEELLTESYQQIRALTEHLQNIREEEQIRIARELHDEIGQQLTVLKLNADWLREEIDSPDKTIQKKFKDHMAMVDTAIQSVRKISTELRPSALDDMGLAAAMDWHLNEFEKRTNIQSYFLKSEKQPELSAKVQTAFFRIFQEALTNVARHARASEVKVTLTQKNSHLHLSIHDNGAGFDPQKAKEKRTLGLLGMKERAAMIGANYQVQSKSGEGTTVSVLLPIHE from the coding sequence ATGACAGGCAGTTTAAGAAAGTCCGGCATTGAAGTGCTGGGAGACATTCCATGGGGAACGCATTTTTGTCAGTTCTATGAAACCCCGCAAGATCTGTTATACACAGAAGCCGCTTTCTTCAAGGCTGGCTTGCAGCATAATGAATATTGCCTCTGGATTTTATCAGAGACCAACAAAGAACTAACTGTAGAAGAAGCGGCAAGCACATTGCGAAAACTATTGCCAGACCTGGATGATTATTTAGCAGCAGATAAGTTAGAAATTGTTTCGCGCGAAGAATGGTTTCTTAAGGAAGGCATCTATGATCTTAAGGCAATTGCCGAGCGCTTTTCAGAGAAGCTAAAGCAGGCACTCCTTAGAGGCTTTGACGGCATGCGCGTGAATGGCGGTGGTGCCTGGCTACTGGACCATTTTGAAGGTGAGCTGCACAAACTTGAAAAGAAGATTGATCAATTCATTGTGGGCCAGCCCTTGATCATATTATGCAATTTCCCACTTCCCCACATTTTAGGCAACGACATGTTTGATGTAATGCACAATCACCAATTTGGAATTGCCAGGCGATATGGCAAATGGGAAGTATTTGAAACACCAGAGTTATTACAAGCCAAGGCCTCCTTAAAAAAAATGAATGAGGATTTGGAGCAATTGAATAATAAACTGGAGCAGCGCGTGGCTGAACGAACTCAACAATTAGACGAGGCTGTCCAATACCTGAAAATTGAAATAACTGACCATAAAAAAGCAGAAGAGTTACTCACTGAATCGTATCAACAAATCCGTGCACTAACAGAGCATTTACAAAACATTCGGGAAGAAGAACAAATCCGGATTGCCCGTGAACTCCACGATGAGATTGGACAACAATTAACGGTGTTAAAACTGAATGCCGATTGGCTCAGAGAGGAAATAGATTCTCCTGATAAAACCATACAAAAGAAATTTAAGGATCATATGGCTATGGTTGATACCGCCATTCAATCGGTGAGAAAAATTTCTACAGAGCTTCGCCCCTCGGCACTTGATGATATGGGGCTGGCCGCCGCCATGGACTGGCACCTCAATGAATTTGAAAAACGGACCAACATTCAATCTTACTTCTTAAAGTCTGAAAAACAACCGGAACTATCAGCCAAAGTTCAAACTGCTTTCTTTCGCATCTTTCAAGAAGCGCTGACCAACGTAGCGCGGCATGCAAGAGCAAGTGAAGTAAAGGTGACGCTCACCCAAAAAAACAGCCACCTTCATTTGTCCATACACGACAATGGAGCAGGCTTCGACCCTCAAAAAGCAAAAGAAAAAAGGACGTTAGGCTTATTAGGGATGAAGGAAAGAGCGGCTATGATTGGCGCCAACTACCAAGTACAAAGCAAATCTGGCGAAGGCACTACCGTTTCCGTATTGCTGCCCATTCATGAATAA
- a CDS encoding PQQ-dependent sugar dehydrogenase produces MQTNSKTGICLLMQMDKGMSMTVLLTILLSLLVTVGCRKNEQPPSQNLDLQLVADNFVSPVVLLESPDSTHRLFVVDQVGKVWILDASGKRLLRPFIDISSKIVPLVSGYDERGLLGMAFHPDFKTNGKFYLFYTAPPPTASPSRDSSTAQPTIWNNMSRVSEFQVSAANPNQALLNSERIILEELHPQSNNNGGTIAFGPDGYLYISIGDGGNQNDIGPGHEKDWYHANAGGNGQDIEANLMGDILRIDINGSGNNQNYSIPPSNPFVGTAGRDEIYAYGFRNPYRFSFDKGDMQSLYVADVGQSLYEEINRVVKGGNYGWNVREGTYCFNAADETKTLTTCPDRDTFNNLLLDPVIEMRHLTNPAGGETVAIVGGFVYRGQDIPDLDGWYIFGGLSASARSPEGQIFLTSPSSSISDWPFQKITFASYSNNIGYWLKGFGQDLRGEIYILASKSFGPSSNSGKVFKLVVTGGSNA; encoded by the coding sequence ATGCAGACGAATAGCAAAACGGGTATTTGCTTATTGATGCAAATGGATAAAGGGATGAGTATGACGGTGCTGCTGACGATCCTGTTGAGCTTGCTGGTTACAGTGGGCTGTAGAAAGAATGAACAGCCGCCTTCGCAAAACCTCGACCTTCAACTGGTAGCCGACAATTTTGTTTCTCCGGTTGTTCTTTTGGAATCGCCCGATAGCACGCACCGCTTATTCGTTGTTGACCAGGTGGGTAAAGTATGGATTCTGGATGCCAGCGGTAAGCGTCTCTTACGCCCCTTTATTGATATCAGTAGCAAAATAGTTCCCTTGGTGTCGGGCTACGATGAACGTGGACTGTTGGGTATGGCCTTTCACCCCGATTTTAAAACTAACGGTAAGTTCTACCTGTTTTATACAGCACCGCCACCAACTGCCTCCCCTTCTAGGGATTCCAGTACAGCACAACCCACAATATGGAACAACATGAGTCGTGTTTCCGAGTTCCAGGTATCGGCAGCCAACCCTAACCAAGCCTTGCTGAATTCTGAACGTATTATTTTGGAAGAGCTGCATCCACAATCCAACAACAATGGCGGTACTATTGCATTTGGCCCTGACGGCTACCTCTATATATCCATTGGCGATGGTGGCAATCAAAATGATATCGGCCCTGGGCATGAGAAAGACTGGTACCATGCCAATGCCGGCGGCAATGGGCAGGACATTGAAGCCAACTTAATGGGCGATATACTGCGTATTGATATAAACGGATCAGGCAACAATCAAAACTATTCTATTCCACCCAGCAACCCATTTGTAGGCACAGCAGGCCGCGATGAGATCTATGCCTACGGTTTTCGTAATCCTTACCGGTTTTCCTTTGATAAGGGCGATATGCAATCACTATATGTAGCTGATGTTGGCCAATCGCTTTACGAAGAAATAAATCGGGTAGTTAAGGGTGGCAACTATGGCTGGAACGTTAGAGAAGGCACCTATTGCTTTAACGCTGCTGATGAAACAAAAACATTAACCACCTGTCCCGATAGGGATACTTTCAATAACTTATTGCTTGACCCTGTCATTGAAATGAGGCACCTTACCAATCCTGCTGGCGGCGAAACAGTGGCCATAGTGGGCGGTTTTGTATACCGTGGCCAGGACATACCTGACCTGGATGGCTGGTACATCTTTGGCGGTTTATCGGCCAGTGCCAGAAGCCCTGAGGGTCAAATCTTTCTTACTTCACCCAGCAGCAGTATAAGTGATTGGCCTTTTCAAAAAATAACCTTTGCCAGTTACTCCAACAATATTGGCTATTGGCTAAAAGGTTTTGGGCAAGATCTAAGAGGAGAGATCTATATACTGGCCTCTAAGTCGTTTGGCCCGTCCAGCAATAGCGGCAAAGTATTTAAGCTGGTTGTTACAGGTGGTAGCAACGCCTGA
- a CDS encoding GNAT family N-acetyltransferase codes for MIRLEKFDYNDYELLISWVDSAETLMQFAGPAFSFPLTREQLDESFGNKNRMAFKVVDAGNVTIGHAEVYVTSQSTYLGRIVIGAPQLRGKGIGLQIVSLLLTYCFEVLQQTDVALNVFDWNTSAIKCYEKAGFQINPDKKAERKVNGQTWIALNMTISKQTWMLLQ; via the coding sequence ATGATTCGGTTAGAAAAATTTGACTATAACGATTATGAGTTGTTGATCTCCTGGGTTGACAGTGCCGAAACGCTGATGCAGTTTGCGGGTCCGGCCTTCTCATTTCCTTTAACTCGAGAGCAGCTGGATGAATCCTTTGGTAATAAAAACCGAATGGCTTTTAAAGTAGTTGATGCGGGCAATGTAACCATCGGGCATGCAGAAGTATATGTAACCAGCCAAAGCACTTATTTGGGTAGAATAGTAATTGGCGCTCCGCAATTAAGAGGAAAGGGCATTGGGTTGCAAATTGTTTCTTTGCTTTTGACGTATTGCTTTGAGGTGTTGCAACAAACTGACGTAGCGCTGAATGTTTTTGACTGGAACACCAGCGCTATTAAATGTTATGAGAAAGCTGGTTTTCAAATCAATCCGGATAAGAAAGCAGAGCGAAAAGTAAATGGACAAACTTGGATAGCATTAAATATGACCATCAGTAAGCAGACGTGGATGCTATTGCAGTAA
- a CDS encoding bile acid:sodium symporter family protein — MSSKGSYGKRVLHILSRFGLDSFILLLIGMIVLAKLFPQGGTGEGPWSLSSLSSYGVSLIFFFYGLKLNFAELRAGLRNWKLHTIVHGSTFILFPLLVLIFKGLIPTTAYPLWLGAFFLASLPSTVSSSVVMVSIAEGNIPAAIFNASISSIIGVFITPVWMSMVNIGGSGNVNMTDIILKLVLQVLVPVVLGLALNKKWGHWAKHYKKELKYFDQAIILTIVYTAFCESFAKHLFDNIGVVELLLLGVCMLALFFVAYIITSLICKALSFNREDTITATFCGSKKSLVHGTVMSKVLFGNSTMTGILLLPLMLYHALQLIVVSMIAQRLAKDKQHMDVVSDPGEVAI, encoded by the coding sequence ATGAGCAGTAAGGGGTCGTATGGTAAACGTGTGTTGCACATTCTTTCTCGCTTTGGGTTAGATAGTTTTATCCTGCTGCTTATAGGTATGATCGTGCTGGCAAAGCTGTTTCCACAGGGTGGCACGGGTGAGGGCCCTTGGTCTCTTTCTTCTCTATCAAGTTATGGGGTATCGCTCATCTTCTTTTTCTATGGACTGAAACTAAACTTTGCCGAGCTGAGAGCTGGCCTGCGCAATTGGAAACTGCATACGATCGTACACGGCAGCACATTCATTTTATTCCCTTTACTAGTCTTAATTTTTAAAGGGCTTATTCCTACTACCGCCTATCCATTGTGGCTGGGCGCCTTTTTCTTGGCAAGCCTGCCCTCAACTGTGTCATCATCAGTAGTGATGGTGTCCATTGCCGAAGGCAATATACCAGCGGCTATTTTCAATGCCAGTATTTCAAGCATTATCGGTGTATTTATTACACCGGTGTGGATGAGCATGGTAAACATAGGCGGTTCAGGAAATGTAAATATGACGGACATCATTTTAAAGCTCGTCTTACAAGTGCTGGTACCGGTGGTATTGGGTTTGGCATTAAACAAAAAATGGGGGCATTGGGCAAAGCACTACAAGAAAGAACTAAAGTATTTTGATCAGGCTATTATCCTGACTATTGTTTACACCGCTTTTTGCGAATCGTTTGCAAAACACCTGTTTGATAATATTGGCGTTGTAGAATTGTTGCTTTTAGGTGTTTGTATGTTGGCTCTTTTCTTTGTGGCTTACATTATTACTTCATTAATCTGCAAGGCTCTTTCCTTTAATAGGGAAGATACCATTACCGCTACTTTTTGCGGTTCAAAAAAATCGTTGGTGCATGGTACCGTTATGTCAAAAGTGCTATTTGGAAACAGCACTATGACAGGTATTTTGCTATTGCCGTTAATGCTGTATCATGCGTTGCAGCTAATTGTAGTAAGTATGATAGCGCAACGGTTAGCAAAAGACAAGCAACATATGGATGTTGTTAGTGATCCAGGCGAGGTTGCTATTTAG
- a CDS encoding CHASE3 domain-containing protein → MRSPSYFEKKLLFFFLCILSGILTLAIKTYENNLVHENTTWWVEHTKEALYRSTHLSNDVKDMESGVRAYVITGDSTFLAPFLNGQQLLFDQIDHLKTLTTDNNIQQARIKYLQSLVSEKINAAQHSIDLRNTYGFSLAQAFIKEGGGSYRTKHIDSLINRIEDEEENLLAVRKQADAKSSYYFTIFYFALIAVLVAIITVFFIALWKNLKARKLAETSLRQSRDLLQSIVDNTSSVIYVKDLRGRFTLFNNQFKNLFNLDSWEAIGKTALELLPEAYAHQQTLNDNRVIREGILIEVEEELEINGQWNHFYSIKFPIQNQKGITYAVGGISTNITEVISKQQLEKQREIAATTIEAQERERNHLGRELHDNVNQLLTYSKLCLEVAETNAELRESFLEKCKTTIVNVITEIRNLSHTLTSPSFEGERFTESIADLAQDIRSSSSIKTQVRFSSEDELNGLPDKVKLTLYRIIQEQLNNILKYARANTITIELIQQKKDIKLLIADDGVGFDALSKAKGIGFRNIQSRTEFLFGTMQITTALNQGCTLLVKIPEKGYATA, encoded by the coding sequence ATGAGATCCCCATCTTATTTTGAAAAGAAACTTCTCTTTTTCTTTCTTTGTATTCTATCCGGCATTCTTACGCTCGCCATTAAAACGTACGAAAACAACCTGGTGCATGAAAATACCACCTGGTGGGTGGAGCATACCAAAGAAGCGCTATATAGATCAACGCATTTATCAAACGACGTAAAAGATATGGAATCTGGCGTCAGGGCGTATGTTATAACCGGCGACAGTACTTTTCTTGCTCCTTTCCTAAACGGCCAGCAATTGCTCTTTGATCAGATTGACCATTTAAAAACACTAACAACAGACAACAATATACAACAAGCCCGGATCAAGTACTTACAATCACTAGTCTCTGAAAAGATCAATGCTGCCCAGCATAGCATAGATCTTAGAAATACCTATGGATTTTCGCTTGCACAAGCCTTCATAAAAGAGGGAGGTGGTAGCTATCGCACCAAACACATTGATAGCTTAATCAATAGAATTGAAGATGAAGAAGAAAATTTATTGGCAGTACGTAAACAGGCCGACGCCAAGAGCAGCTATTACTTTACTATTTTTTATTTTGCCTTGATAGCTGTTTTAGTGGCTATCATTACCGTGTTTTTTATAGCCTTATGGAAAAACCTAAAGGCCCGAAAGCTGGCAGAGACCTCGTTAAGGCAAAGTCGTGATCTCTTGCAATCTATTGTTGACAATACCAGTTCAGTTATCTATGTAAAGGACCTTAGAGGAAGATTCACCTTATTCAATAATCAGTTCAAAAATCTATTCAACCTAGACAGCTGGGAAGCCATTGGAAAAACGGCACTTGAATTACTTCCCGAAGCGTATGCCCATCAACAGACCCTGAATGACAACAGGGTAATAAGAGAAGGAATACTAATAGAAGTAGAAGAAGAGCTTGAGATCAATGGCCAATGGAACCATTTTTATTCTATAAAGTTTCCCATACAAAACCAAAAAGGAATCACCTATGCTGTAGGTGGCATTTCTACTAATATTACCGAGGTCATCAGTAAACAACAATTAGAAAAACAACGAGAGATTGCTGCTACTACCATTGAAGCACAGGAAAGAGAACGAAATCATTTAGGAAGAGAGCTGCACGACAATGTCAACCAGCTATTAACCTATTCAAAGCTCTGCCTTGAAGTGGCGGAAACCAATGCTGAGCTTCGCGAATCGTTCCTGGAAAAGTGCAAAACCACTATAGTAAATGTCATTACAGAAATCCGCAATCTTTCACACACCCTTACCTCTCCTTCATTTGAAGGCGAACGGTTTACCGAGTCTATTGCCGATCTGGCACAGGATATACGCTCCAGCAGCAGTATAAAGACACAAGTACGATTTAGTTCAGAAGATGAATTAAATGGCCTGCCAGACAAAGTAAAGCTGACGCTTTATAGAATTATTCAGGAACAGCTGAATAACATTTTAAAATACGCCCGGGCCAATACGATTACTATTGAGCTCATACAACAGAAGAAAGATATTAAACTATTGATCGCAGATGATGGTGTGGGCTTTGACGCACTCTCAAAAGCTAAGGGTATTGGTTTTAGAAATATCCAAAGCCGCACAGAATTCTTATTTGGTACTATGCAAATTACCACAGCCCTCAATCAAGGCTGTACATTACTGGTTAAAATTCCAGAGAAAGGGTACGCTACTGCGTAA